AGACTCCACGggagcacagcagaggagcCTCACATCCTGCTGGAGTGCGACAGCAGCGTGCTGGATTCCATCCAGAAACACCTGAAACTCTACAAGATCCGCAGGAAAGTCACCATTGCCCCCTGCCCTGACCTCTCCCTGTGGGCTGTCATCCCTGGGGAACAGCCTGGGGATTCCAGTTCCCTCCCAAAAGCTGCAGACCCAGCTCTGATCTTAACTCCTGACCCCAGGGCAGAAGTCATGGGCTGGAGGCTGATTGCAAAGAAAGGAGCAAACCTGTCAGAGATTATCCCTGGGAGTCAAGTTGGAGACGTTCAGGATTACCACAGGCACAGGTATAAACAAGGTAAAGCCAAGCCCTGTTTTGCACTACGGATTTTGGGAGTCCACATGCTGATAGAAGGCAGGGATAAGTTATAAACCCTTTCTTTTTATGTTGTAACTCATTTAATTTGTTAATTAATAGGTGTATTAATTGCTACTTTGAGTATTAATGTGACCTGTCTGGTGGCAATGTTTGGGTATCGCTTTCTATTACTCAGATTATGGGGATTGGTCAGGAATGCTAAAAGAAAGCCAGGATTATTCATTTTCCTAGAGAGAAGCTTCCGTGGTTTGAgtaattttgattattttgggATGACGCACAGCCCCAGTGCTTTGcttgctgctgaggaaggaaagggaacaCCCAGACTTGGTTTCCTAAAAATTTTGTGGCTGATTTGCTGAGTTAACTCTGAGGCCAAGGAGACTGGACAGGGATCACAGTCCTGGGAGCCCCAGTGCCTTTGATTTTCGTGTGTCTGTGCCAATAAAGGACTTAATTAATCGGCACAGGGAAAGGCGATGGGCCTGCGCTGAAACCCTttgggctgggggaaaaaaaaaaaaaaaatcaaactgagaGTGAGTCAAACAACTCTAACGAGGAGGATTTCCTTACTGGCTTCCTTCTTGCCCTAGGAATTCCCGAGGGGGTGAAAGATCTCCCCCCTGGAGTCGCCCTCCCGCTGGaatccaacctggccttcatGAACGGCATCAGCTTCACCAAAGGCTGCTACATCGGGCAGGAGCTGACGGCCAGGACCCACCACATGGGCGTGATCCGCAAGCGCCTGCTGCCCGTCCGCTTCCCGGCTCCCCCGCCGGGCTCCGGCATTCCCGAGGGAGCCGACATCCTCACCGAGTCGGGCAAACGCGCCGGGAAGTTCCGTGCTGGAGCGGGAGAGCTCGGCATAGCCCTGCTGAGGCTGGCTCACCTCAACGAGCCGCTCTGCATAAACCTGGCAGGGGACACGGTGAAGCTCCGCGCCGCCACGCCCGAGTGGTGGCCGAAAGCTGCTGGTAGATAGACGAGGGACAGCCCTGTGCCTCAGGGAGTggctgggctgtgtggggatttggggaatgctgctggttttgggggtgtttggtCGGTGGGGTGGTTCTTGAGGGATTCCTCGAAGCGGGAGTGAACGGCGGGAACCCAAAGCTGTGGCAGATCACTGGGTTGGATCTTCCACTCAGCGCCGCGGAGAGACAAATCCAGGGAATTTGCACCTTCTCCCGAGGGTAATCCCACCTTTTTAGGGGTGCCGTGAGTGGGGTTGGTCCCCGTGTTTTAGGGCGTGCCCTGTGTTGTGGGGTCGGACTCTGGATGGATCTCCAGGCCGACACTCACTCCCCCAgactgtgctctgtgtgtgtgttccagCTGAAGCAGTGGGATCAGGAGTTTCTCTGTTCCATGCactgattattttctttcttttttttcaattcagaATAACCATTCTGTggtattataatttttttttgtttgtttgagtgCAGATCATGCTGCTCTTACTTAGATATATTCTCAGGctgaagtgtttgtttttttgctgcAAATTCCTCCTTGCATTGAGCTTCTTAAACTTGCTGATGGGGCTGGGCGTTTCTTCCCTACCACTGGAATTGTGCTCAGGAAGAGGAACACCTTATGCTTCACGTGTCAGACCTTGATTTTAACTCAACccagctgggaaagaaaggtCTCAAACCTCCTGGTCCTGTCTCCTGCTGTGGTGCCAGTGGAGGGAGCGCAGCCAGTTCTTCTCATTCCCTTCActcaaaccatttttttttaggagagGAAGAGGATATTTTCAGTGCCACGTGTGGTGGCTTAGCCTGGCCTTCCCGAGGGAGGATTTTCCCCACGTTCTGGCTCTGCACCTCCACGCTCTCTGTACCCCTCACACCCTGCACCTGAGGTTTTCTCCATCCACCGCCCCGAGGGTTTTCAGAGCAGCCCAGTGCCTTGGCATttctttgcttaattttttttttttttcctggctgccaACACTGCCCTGCTTCCCCAATTTTTCTTGCTGCAACATAttcctctcttcttccaaaGCTGATCCTGTCAGCCTGCAGTGTCAGTGATGTATATGaaccctttttatttttgtattgcaATAAATCCAGCACACAATGAGAGAGCTCCCCAGGTGAGATCCCATTTTGGtccccccccccacccaaaaataaaaaaatccccctctTTGCCTGAATATTTGTAACAAAACCCGTCCAGAATCACATTCTGCCTCTGTTTCAGTGTTACTGTGAAAGGAATTTGTCTGTAAAAAATGCTTATGTTGATTAAAACGCTATGATTGCTGTAAAATGATTCTTTGGAATACCTCATTAATTGTTGCCTCTGATTTAAATGTGACTCATCCGAAAGAGAAGATgcctttgttgttgttgttgttggagtGAAGGCATACAACAgaataaacacattttcaggtTGCTTGCTGACAAGAGCCATGCCTGTTGGTCAGGTGTGGGATTGGTAACAGATTctttctgctgggaaaataaaagaaactggATCCTCCAGAGGCCACAAAGCTCAGCCTGaagcagcttttcctctctgccaccCGTTGTGCGAAGCCTGCTCAGGATGGTTTTATTATCCTGGTGTTAGctccgctgaggcgtagtgacctggttcaggaacgacacggcagccacacccaggctgctcggtccatcagctcacagacaccagtgtggtggacggctaatggcgtttattaactggttacatggagttataaaacctctgtttgctacatcacatcagtctgcttacgttacaagttaggtattgcttaccttatcaaggacactgaccaactaagagttgagggaggggttctgtctgcccgtacaacgcgatatcttctgaccgcctgtccctaatctcccacatttcccccccctcccatgactaaataaaaaagtgtaaaagtataaatgttataaaagtataaatgtcataaaaatacaaaagctgttaaagttagtataatagaatacaaaaacggtataaaatgttagtaacaagcacacttcacgataattgcatgcgttcgacaaataggatgtcgactttctctaaatggcttctaacaaacgacgctaacttgttcaaaatgcaaggcccaaaaatcaatgtcaggagtatcatggtgagagggcctattaatgtgggaacaagggtggctagccatggggattgattgaaccatgactcgaaccatccttgctgggcctctctctctctctttctctgggccagtcttcctctcagttcggccatggagtctcgcacgactccggtgtggtctgcataaaaacagcattcttctctcaaggtggcacacaggcctccttgctgcatgagcaagaggtccagtcctcgcctgttctgcaggatcCTGGCGTGAGCAGAGCCCGAACAAACACTGGATAAACTCTGTTTGGGAAGCCCTGAAGCTCTTCTGCCTCGGACACACTTATCTATTGTTTCCTTCGCGGTGTTTGAAAGGCTTTTgttgctgccagcagctgcaggtcaCACGAGGTTAGACACGAGAAGGTGGTGCTGGAGTGAAGAGGTGTTTGATggcttctggggaaaaaaaaaaaaaagaggtagaaATGGAGGGGAGCAGCCTCAGCCCATGTTATCCTTAAGTTTTTAATTCTCCCTCACAGACTTCTCCACCATTAATGATTTTAGCCTGGTGAATTTGGGACTGGAGGGGGCAAAAGTTGATTTTGCAGGGATTTTGCCTCTCTGAGAGCTATGGAATTATTAAGGCTGGGAAAGACCTCTTGGATCATCAACTCCAATCATTAACAGCACTTCCAAATCCATCTCTaatccatgtccccaggtgccacatccacccGTTTTTTGGCCactttccagggatggtgactccaccacttcccttgGCAGCCTGTTCAGGGCTTGTCTTTTCCAGCCAGGAAATTTTTCCTGAGCACCAGCTCTCGGGTGAGCTGCTCCCATTCCAGCCTCGATCCAAACGGCTGGAAAATGTGGGGCTCTTCCTGATCCCCTTTTTTCAGtttccccttcctctgcctcagtAATGCTTTCTGAGAGGAAAGAGTGGAGCAAACACTTGGAATAACCTGAAACCCCAGTGGGATAAGACAGGAGTCGCTGGCAGAGATTGCAGAGGGGAATTGAAATAGTTGCTTTCAGGAAGAGGAAGCtctcagctttttttctgcctttaatttttaattttttaaaaaaaatttctaggatctgttcttttcttcattgttttttaCCTTCTGTGTcatagaaaaatgcaaaaaaaacccccaaaataagTCTTGGTGTGGTGAGGAGTCCAGAAAAATGACGGCTTATACTTCAGTCTACTctgttaaatataaatatacatataaatatacatataaatataaatataaataaatattataaatacaaatataaagaCTTacataatattatatatataatatgaCCTAGATGTATGTTCTACTGAAGGTTATTAAAATAGCTGCTATTCCCTATTAAAAACATAATTACTCACAGGGATTTACGCTGCTTTGACCAGGTTTTGTGTGAGCATCTTCACTCTGGACTACTTTAAAAATCCCTCGCCAATATTTGTAgttaaaatcagtattttgagcggattttcctgctgctgagacaGTGCTGAAACCTTTCAGCTCTTCAGGGAGTGTCTAAATTCTGCCCAGACGAGAGCCACAAACAGGATTTATTCCTCACGGGCTGCCttggtgctgcttttccaggagaCTCAATCTCTCCGGGTTTTTCAGGGCTGGAAAATCCGGCAGTTTTTATCCCATTTTCCCAACAATTCCTGCTGAAACCACTCTCTGCATGGGCATTGTGGCATTTTGAATGCTATATTGAGAGGAGGATGAAGCTCCTACTTCtattatttagtattttttggGAGCACAGTTTCTGCTGGATAGAAACAAAGTGCTACATTTTGGCTTTaaaccaattttattttttctttcaacccTTTCCTTGTGTggtatttttgcatttttagacTGTGAGCCCTCCAAGGAAAAGTCTTggagttttttttgttgttgtttttgttttttctgtaacCTGTTTTTCTCGAGCGAGCGGAAATAATTTCTGCCTAAActcttttttgtgggtttgtgtctggatttcctctctttccctctgtccATCCAGGCCAGGTGAGGGTGGAATTCTGCTGTCTCCTCCTACCACTAAAATCAGAGTTTGTTCTTCAGTGCTCTGCTGCCACAACTCTGGAGATGTTTGggctttctctgttttcctccaTCCTCGCCTGAGGTTTTTGATGTTTCAGGGTTtcgagggggggaaaaaaaaaaaaaaaaaaaaaaaaaaaaagtggaaattaATAGAAAAGATTCAGGATTcggttttgtattttattttattctccagctgtgcttcaggcagctgggaggagctggaggatgtCTGGGAATGTCATTGGAGGTTTTGAGACAGAAACCAGAGGGAAACAGCAACGCAGCAAACCAAGGTTGGGTTTTTAGGGGGAGCTGACCCCATTTCCTACTTATTGCTGTGTCAGAAAAGCTAAAGGggatgaaattaatattttggggAGGTCGTGGGCTGTGTGCCACTCACGTTCTGTTTTATTAGAGCAGCTTTATTCACATTTTGGGGTTTAACTCAGATAAATGTagcttttggattttttttttttttttcccagtggtttttctttctaaattgaGTGGGAATTCAGCACTTTATTTTCCAGTCTCAAGATTAATAATTCCTGGCTGATGATGGACTCCACTTCCCAGCAACCCAACTAAATTGCATTTTAACTGGGTTTTGTgtcattttcttcagaaagatgAAGATGGATCTGTTTGCCATTTCCATTGTCTCTGGATTCAATTATTTGCTGAGattacatttgcttttttttttttttttattttgtagggCTAAAAAATTGAGTGATGTGGGGGAACAGGATGAGGATTTATAATCTCAGGCAAAGAATTGTGGGAAAACCATGACTttagtgaaggaaaaaaaaaagtttaaaaggtGGTAAAATGCAGCCGTCACCGAGACActtgaaaaagaggaaaaggcaaGTCATCTTAGCATGGAAGGAAGCCTTTACTTAAAATAAactcatttttaattctttttacaGGGCTTGATTTCTCCTTCATGGTTACACAGCCTGGATGAGCTAATTTCAGTGAGGACACAGGAACAGAagtgccaccagcaccccccccaaaaaaccaaccaaaaaaacccccaaccaaccaaaaaacaaaaaaatcattccaGTGAATTATTTGAGATGCCAACCCCCCAGAGATACAAGAAGTGTACAATCCTTTTAGTGTGAAATATGATGAAAATGGATATTTATGTGtctgttaaaataattaaattttccttACTGGGTTGGGCTTCCTGATTACAGCATAAATGGTTTTGGAATAGTAAAAGACATAGTTTGTTACCATATAAGTATAGTATGTATACACTAATATATATACGAATATCTATCTATACAGATAGATATATACTCTTTTATTATACGTATTTATTACATTATTTAATATATTGTAAGTGTATAATCATAGTATATATACAGGAATATATACTAATATAAATAGTAATACATGTATACttatctataaatatataaacataatatatataaagGAATATATCCacttcatatatatatacactttcATTTATATACTTTCTATATATACACTTTTATACTGATATTCTATTTTCTATATATACACTTAAACACATATATagtttaaatatatatacatacacacacacatatatttatacTTCTATACTTTTATATATGTACTTTTGCATATACATACGCATACACATTTTATATATACCtatttgttatttaaatatatacGTAAGTGTATCAATATagtgtatatatacacaaataGATCCACTTATATATATGTACTTTATATATTTAGTTTTATACTGATATTCTTTTTTATCTATATACACTTTCACACACATATATagtttaaatacatatatacatacatgcTTTGTTATGTAGGTTTTTATAGTTATATAATTTGATATATATACTTTTACACACATATATACTTTAAACATATACTTTAAACATATACTTTaaacatatttataaatatttatataatttatatatttatataaatatatatttatatatttatatataaatatttatatatttatatttaaacagAACTTATACTAAACATATATGTACTTTCACATACACATATCCATATACATACTTTTATGAGATGTATTTATTTACTATATCATTTAAATACATATGCACACgttcacacacacatatgtagtTTTACAGTTATCTAATTTGATATATATACTTTTACACACATAAATACTTTAAACATATACTTTTATATATGTACTTTCACATATACATATTTTCATgagatgtatttatttattatatcaTTTAAATACACACGCACACTTTCATACACATATATAGTTTAAATACATATCCATATGTACATACATGCTTTGATATATACACacttatataatttatatattatacATATACAAGTATATAAgtataattatataattatatatagttatataatTTGCTATACATACCTTTACACACATATACTTTAACCACATACTTTTATATATGTACTTTTGTGTATACgcatatgtatacatatatgttTACATATGCGTATACATATAAATCCTTTCAGATGTCTTTATTTATTATagtatttaaatacatttgcagACATTCACACACATATATagtttaaatatatatacacatgtgCTTTGATATCTATGCTTTTATAGTTATATAATTTGATATATATACTTTTACACACATATATACTTTATACCTCTGTATATGTACTTTCACATATACagatacatatacacatatacatacacgtacttttacagatttttttttacagctaaACACACATTTATATATAACTACAGAATAGCGATCACCTGAGCACAATTACCCGGAGATGCCTTCTGCTAATCGCGGCGGAGCCGCCGCATTTCCCGAGCCCCCGGGCGCTGCTTTCCCACCCGCGCAGCGTTTCCCGATTAAAGGGCTCAGCGCATCCGCGCCCCCGAAACTCCCCGCGATGGAGGGGAATCCCAAAGCTGGGGAACGGAGGGAAAAGACTGCAATTCCCAGAGTCCTCGCGCATCCTGGCCCCGCGCTGACATCAGAATCCCATGGCCGGGACCGGCTGGGCAGCACCGAAATGTGAGCTCGgcttctctcccctcctccgCCGGGGCCTCTGCGCGGCCCGATCCCGGCTGCCGGGGCAGGATTCCGGCCCCGGAGCGTGTGTGCGGCCCGGACACAGCGGAGGTGACATCTCGGGGACCCGCGGGTCGCGCTTCCCCTGGCGGGGCCGTTCCCCTCCCGCTTCCCGCAATCCGCCGCTCTCCCGAGGGTTTTCCCGCTGGCTTTTCCCCGTGTCCCGCCGCTCCGGGC
The DNA window shown above is from Hirundo rustica isolate bHirRus1 unplaced genomic scaffold, bHirRus1.pri.v3 unplaced_BUSCO_309958at7742, whole genome shotgun sequence and carries:
- the IBA57 gene encoding putative transferase CAF17, mitochondrial, whose translation is MLVRAITAPGLRRWCRGRRAAAAACFPLGRALLGVRGAEAAVFLQGLLTNDVTQLAAAGDAPPALYAHALNVQGRCLYDVILYRLHGSTAEEPHILLECDSSVLDSIQKHLKLYKIRRKVTIAPCPDLSLWAVIPGEQPGDSSSLPKAADPALILTPDPRAEVMGWRLIAKKGANLSEIIPGSQVGDVQDYHRHRYKQGIPEGVKDLPPGVALPLESNLAFMNGISFTKGCYIGQELTARTHHMGVIRKRLLPVRFPAPPPGSGIPEGADILTESGKRAGKFRAGAGELGIALLRLAHLNEPLCINLAGDTVKLRAATPEWWPKAAGR